Proteins found in one Melospiza melodia melodia isolate bMelMel2 chromosome 13, bMelMel2.pri, whole genome shotgun sequence genomic segment:
- the LOC134424051 gene encoding leukotriene B4 receptor 1-like, translating to MSQAEESSGNSAWNIVRSVVCIILALSFIIGTPGNCIVIWTVCTKIKKISLSVLLILNLAIADVLVLITLPIWIYSFVDSWVFGIIFCKVLVFIIYCSMYASIFMITALSLERLLAVFYPFTIQTYRRKEKISLIVFLIWFLSVAFGISVIPFQETEEMDGRLLCTCRNYSSNRQKVSYLLLETLAGFVIPFLIICTCYVCVARRISRMTYQSKQRSERLIASVVVAFILCWFPHHIFNILDVISVEIELSNEEMSLALEEIVDKGAYISGALVFISSCINPLLYAFAARRFQNHLRFAKMSKLFEQISQTVTEEDKKRNLVVAKHEDTLVGTENL from the coding sequence ATGAGTCAAGCTGAGGAAAGCAGTGGGAACTCAGCATGGAATATTGTGAGGTCAGTAGTCTGCATAATACTGGCCTTGTCATTTATAATTGGCACTCCTGGGAACTGCATTGTCATCTGGACTGTTTGtacaaaaattaagaaaatatctCTTTCAGTCCTGCTGATCTTGAACCTGGCCATTGCTGATGTCCTTGTACTGATCACTTTACCAATCTGGATTTACTCTTTTGTTGACTCATGGGTTTTTGGAATCATCTTCTGCAAAGTGCTGGTTTTCATTATTTACTGCAGCATGTATGCTAGTATATTTATGATTACAGCACTCAGCTTGGAGCGGCTACTGGCTGTGTTTTACCCTTTCACAATTCAAAcctacagaagaaaagaaaaaatttcttTAATTGTGTTCCTCATTTGGTTCCTGTCTGTTGCCTTTGGCATTTCTGTCATTCCATTTCAAGAGACAGAAGAAATGGACGGTCGGCTTCTGTGCACGTGTCGCAACTACTCTTCTAATAGACAGAAAGTGTCCTATCTTCTTCTGGAGACCCTTGCAGGTTTTGTAATCCCTTTCTTAATTATTTGCACTTGTTATGTGTGTGTTGCAAGAAGAATAAGCAGAATGACTTACCAATCCAAGCAGCGATCGGAACGTCTCATTGCCAGCGTCGTGGTGGCTTTCATTCTGTGCTGGTTCCCTCACCACATCTTTAACATCCTGGATGTCATTTCTGTTGAAATAGAGCTCTCAAATGAGGAGATGTCTTTGGCACTGGAAGAAATTGTAGACAAAGGAGCATACATCTCTGGAGCACTTGTATTCATCAGTAGCTGTATTAACCCTCTGCTTTATGCTTTTGCTGCACGAAGGTTTCAGAACCACCTGAGGTTTGCCAAGATGTCAAAGCTGTTTGAACAGATCAGTCAGACTGTAAcagaggaagacaagaaaagaaaTCTGGTTGTAGCCAAACATGAAGATACTTTGGTAGGCACAGAAAATCTCTAA